The following are encoded together in the Adhaeribacter arboris genome:
- the tsaE gene encoding tRNA (adenosine(37)-N6)-threonylcarbamoyltransferase complex ATPase subunit type 1 TsaE, translating to MLKTEPDSYVLNVTSKEDLSWAATEVIRFAADEKIWLFEGDMAAGKTTFIKAICAAKGVTDAVSSPTYSLVNEYETAEQERLYHFDFYRINSEEEALEMGVLDYFDSGNLCLIEWPSKIKSLLPETYLLVTLEVGAGEARTITLK from the coding sequence ATGCTTAAAACAGAACCGGATAGTTATGTTTTAAACGTAACCTCAAAAGAAGATTTATCCTGGGCGGCGACCGAAGTAATTCGGTTTGCCGCCGATGAAAAGATTTGGTTATTTGAAGGGGATATGGCCGCCGGTAAAACCACGTTTATCAAAGCTATTTGTGCCGCCAAAGGAGTAACGGATGCGGTAAGCAGCCCAACGTATAGCCTGGTAAACGAGTACGAAACTGCGGAGCAGGAAAGGCTGTATCATTTCGATTTCTACCGGATTAACAGCGAAGAGGAAGCATTAGAGATGGGAGTGTTGGATTATTTTGATTCCGGGAACTTATGTTTAATTGAATGGCCTTCTAAAATAAAATCGTTATTGCCCGAAACGTATTTGCTCGTAACTTTGGAAGTTGGTGCCGGGGAGGCGCGTACTATTACGTTGAAATGA